From a single Sphingosinicellaceae bacterium genomic region:
- a CDS encoding SDR family oxidoreductase, whose translation MPLPELFDLTGQTAVITGSSKGIGKAIAHRMAEHGANVVVSSRKADVCDAAVAEINAAVGREAAFAIPANIADKASLQHLVDSTIERFGQIDALVCNAASNPYFGPQAGITDDQFGKILQNNIVSNHWLISMVAPAMRARKAGSITIISSVGGLKASDIIGAYCISKAADMQLARNLASEFGPDNVRVNCIAPGLIRTDFAKALWDNPEILEVSTSRAPLRRIGVPDEIAGMAVLLAAKAGGFATGQSFVIDGGATVV comes from the coding sequence ATGCCGTTGCCCGAACTGTTCGACCTGACCGGCCAGACCGCCGTGATCACCGGCTCCTCGAAGGGCATCGGCAAGGCCATCGCGCACCGCATGGCCGAGCACGGCGCCAACGTCGTCGTCAGCAGCCGCAAGGCCGATGTCTGCGACGCCGCCGTCGCCGAGATCAACGCCGCGGTCGGGCGTGAGGCCGCCTTCGCCATCCCCGCCAACATCGCCGACAAGGCCAGCCTCCAGCACCTGGTGGACTCGACCATCGAGCGGTTCGGGCAGATCGACGCGCTCGTCTGCAACGCCGCGTCGAACCCCTATTTCGGGCCGCAGGCGGGCATCACCGACGACCAATTCGGCAAGATCCTGCAGAATAATATCGTCAGCAACCACTGGCTGATCTCGATGGTCGCGCCGGCGATGCGGGCGCGGAAGGCCGGCAGCATCACCATCATCTCGTCGGTCGGCGGGCTGAAGGCGTCCGACATCATCGGCGCCTACTGCATCTCCAAGGCCGCCGACATGCAGCTGGCGCGCAACCTCGCCTCGGAGTTCGGGCCCGACAACGTCCGGGTCAACTGCATCGCTCCCGGCCTGATCCGCACCGACTTCGCCAAGGCCTTGTGGGACAATCCCGAGATCCTGGAGGTCTCGACCAGCCGCGCGCCGCTGCGCCGGATCGGCGTGCCCGACGAGATCGCCGGCATGGCGGTACTGCTCGCGGCCAAGGCGGGCGGCTTCGCGACGGGTCAGAGCTTCGTCATCGATGGTGGGGCGACGGTGGTCTGA
- a CDS encoding alpha-E domain-containing protein, translating to MLSRTAGNLYWVGRYIERADFLSRLIEATLRLSSLPQSYGGATNAWESALSAAWMTAAYKERGLAIEEDRVVAFLAIDPENPSSIRRCIEMARANARSVRTALTLEAWEAINGAWLEMQKFGTKLVDREALVALLEMVKAAMQSFDGAAHRSMLRGDAYWFIRLGSAIERADNTARVLDVKYHLLLPRGETVGGSLDYFQWTTILRTVSALTAYRWVYRDSVKPWLVADLLILNQQIPRSLASCYGDVLRYLDLLANAAGGRRGPAHRLASAEHARLKGLRIEGIFKDGLHEFLTEFISENNRLGDAIAAWYLF from the coding sequence ATGCTGAGCCGTACTGCCGGCAATCTTTACTGGGTCGGACGCTATATCGAGCGCGCCGACTTCCTGTCGCGCCTGATCGAGGCGACGCTCCGCCTGTCGTCGTTGCCCCAAAGCTATGGCGGCGCGACCAATGCGTGGGAAAGCGCGCTGTCGGCGGCGTGGATGACCGCGGCGTACAAGGAGCGCGGGCTGGCGATCGAGGAGGACAGGGTCGTCGCCTTCCTCGCCATCGACCCGGAGAACCCGAGCTCGATCCGCCGCTGCATCGAGATGGCGCGCGCCAATGCCCGCTCGGTGCGGACCGCGCTGACGCTGGAGGCGTGGGAGGCGATCAACGGCGCCTGGCTCGAGATGCAGAAGTTCGGCACCAAGCTGGTCGACCGCGAGGCGCTGGTGGCGCTGCTCGAGATGGTCAAGGCGGCGATGCAGTCCTTCGACGGTGCCGCCCACCGCTCGATGCTGCGCGGCGACGCTTATTGGTTCATCCGCCTCGGCTCGGCGATCGAGCGGGCCGACAACACCGCCCGCGTTCTCGACGTGAAGTATCACCTGCTGCTGCCGCGCGGTGAGACGGTCGGCGGCTCCCTCGACTATTTCCAGTGGACCACGATCCTGCGCACCGTGTCGGCGCTGACCGCCTATCGCTGGGTCTATCGGGACTCGGTCAAGCCGTGGCTGGTCGCCGACCTGCTTATCCTGAACCAGCAGATCCCGCGCAGCCTCGCCAGCTGCTACGGCGACGTGCTGCGCTACCTCGACCTGCTGGCCAATGCCGCAGGTGGACGCCGCGGACCGGCGCATCGCCTGGCGTCGGCCGAGCATGCGCGCCTCAAGGGCCTCCGCATCGAGGGCATCTTCAAGGACGGTCTGCACGAGTTCCTGACCGAGTTCATAAGCGAGAACAACCGGCTCGGCGATGCGATTGCCGCGTGGTATCTGTTCTAG
- a CDS encoding SIMPL domain-containing protein → MSIRTAAAIIALAAALPAAAQQAVTPVPTLSVSAEGKSLRVPDVAELSGGVVTTAPTAAAAMAENAQRMSAVVAAVRKAGIAERDIQTAGLSLQPQYRYENNQAPILTGYQATNTVSLRLRKLPDAGRLLDTLVSVGANQISGPSFRVDDSDAALDEARVQAVATARARGDLYAKAAGVRIKRILTISESGDAEPPRPMMMMARASKMAAADTPVVPGEVALTVTVNVTFELE, encoded by the coding sequence ATGAGCATCCGTACCGCCGCCGCCATCATCGCCCTCGCCGCGGCATTGCCCGCCGCCGCGCAGCAGGCCGTGACCCCGGTGCCGACACTCAGCGTGTCCGCCGAGGGCAAGTCCCTGCGCGTGCCCGACGTCGCCGAGCTGTCGGGTGGCGTCGTCACCACCGCGCCGACTGCAGCGGCGGCGATGGCCGAGAACGCCCAGCGCATGTCGGCGGTCGTCGCCGCGGTCCGCAAGGCCGGCATCGCCGAGCGCGATATCCAGACCGCGGGCCTCAGCCTGCAGCCCCAGTATCGCTACGAGAACAACCAGGCCCCCATACTGACCGGCTACCAGGCGACCAACACGGTGTCGCTGCGGCTGCGCAAGCTGCCCGATGCCGGGCGCCTGCTCGACACTTTGGTCAGCGTCGGAGCCAACCAGATCAGCGGGCCGAGCTTTCGGGTCGACGACAGCGATGCGGCGCTCGACGAGGCCCGCGTCCAGGCGGTCGCCACCGCCCGCGCCCGCGGCGATCTTTACGCCAAGGCCGCCGGGGTCCGCATCAAGCGCATCCTGACGATCAGCGAGAGCGGCGACGCCGAGCCGCCGCGCCCGATGATGATGATGGCCCGCGCCTCCAAGATGGCGGCCGCCGACACGCCGGTGGTGCCGGGCGAGGTCGCGCTGACGGTCACCGTCAACGTCACCTTCGAACTCGAGTAG
- a CDS encoding GlsB/YeaQ/YmgE family stress response membrane protein, translating into MKMLGWLWAAIIGLIAGAIAKAIMPGKDPGGIFVTMLIGIAGALLASFIGRSLGWYHEGEGAGFIGAIIGAIILLWLWRLINRGRGTTI; encoded by the coding sequence CTGAAAATGTTGGGTTGGCTATGGGCGGCGATCATCGGCCTTATCGCCGGTGCGATCGCCAAGGCGATCATGCCGGGCAAGGATCCGGGCGGCATCTTCGTGACGATGCTGATCGGCATCGCTGGCGCGCTGCTGGCGTCCTTCATCGGTCGCTCGCTGGGCTGGTACCATGAGGGCGAAGGTGCCGGGTTCATCGGCGCGATCATCGGCGCGATCATCCTGCTGTGGCTGTGGCGCCTGATCAACCGCGGCCGCGGCACCACGATCTAA
- a CDS encoding transglutaminase family protein: MRIKVDYTTVYDYTLPASGVVQLLRVEPHGHEDQSVLDWRIDVDADGSLRRSTDVFGNIVHAFYAEQSITRLSLNVSGDVQTIDTGGVIRGSNEPLAPPIYLRSTTLSTADAAICAFARSHRLGTPLETLHGLMLALNERTAFDADATGTGTDAATAFASGRGVCQDFTHIFCAAARHLGYPARYVSGHFVNAETQPAGHAWAEAYVDDLGWVGFDATHGISTSERHIRVAVGLDYLDAAPVRGARRGGAEETMRVEVNVVDVSAPAPSFGGSSQRQSQGQGGQNQSQGGQSQSQGQNQGSFDPGLQE; encoded by the coding sequence GTGCGCATCAAGGTCGATTACACCACCGTCTACGATTACACGCTGCCCGCGAGCGGCGTCGTCCAGCTGCTGCGCGTCGAGCCGCACGGCCACGAGGACCAGTCGGTGCTCGACTGGCGCATCGATGTCGACGCCGACGGCTCGCTGCGGCGTTCGACCGACGTGTTCGGCAACATCGTCCACGCCTTCTACGCCGAGCAGTCGATCACCCGGCTCAGCCTCAACGTCAGCGGCGACGTCCAGACCATCGACACCGGCGGCGTCATCCGCGGCTCGAACGAGCCGCTGGCCCCGCCGATCTACCTGCGCTCGACGACGCTGAGCACCGCCGACGCCGCGATCTGCGCCTTTGCCCGCAGCCATCGTCTCGGCACCCCGCTGGAGACGCTGCACGGCCTGATGCTCGCGCTGAACGAGCGCACCGCATTCGATGCGGACGCGACCGGCACCGGCACCGATGCCGCGACCGCCTTTGCCAGCGGGCGCGGTGTCTGCCAGGACTTCACCCACATCTTCTGTGCCGCGGCGCGCCACCTCGGCTACCCGGCGCGCTACGTCTCCGGGCACTTCGTCAACGCGGAAACCCAGCCCGCCGGCCACGCCTGGGCGGAGGCCTATGTCGACGACCTCGGCTGGGTCGGCTTCGACGCCACCCACGGCATCTCGACCAGCGAGCGCCATATCCGCGTCGCCGTCGGGCTCGACTACCTCGACGCGGCCCCGGTGCGCGGCGCGCGGCGCGGCGGTGCCGAGGAGACCATGCGGGTCGAGGTCAACGTCGTCGACGTGAGCGCACCGGCCCCGAGCTTCGGTGGCAGCTCCCAGCGCCAGAGCCAAGGGCAGGGCGGCCAGAACCAGAGCCAGGGTGGCCAGAGCCAAAGCCAGGGCCAGAACCAGGGCAGCTTCGATCCGGGGTTGCAGGAGTGA
- a CDS encoding circularly permuted type 2 ATP-grasp protein: MFGHASAGGETVRDAYCAIREWLDASPQALMETRRAQAELFFRRIGITFAVYGDPDAAERLIPFDIVPRILRREEWTTLDKGLRQRVGALNSFLADIYGAGDILRAGILPAEMVLQNPGYCLPMIGRRPANDIWCHIAGIDLVRTDAHEFYVLEDNARTPSGVSYMLENREVMLKLVPELFHAVKVAPVEIYPELLLETLQSVAPYGSGNQPVVVLLTPGQHNSAFYEHSFLADKLGIELVEGSDLAVKDDVVFMRTTQGPRRVDVIYRRLDDAFIDPLVFRPDSMLGVPGLMNAYAAGNVTICNAPGTGVADDKAIYSYMPEIIKFYTGEEPILNNVPTWRCREPEALGYVLDHLSELVVKEVDGSGGYGMLVGPHAPAATIAAFAAKLRAHPEKFIAQPTLALSTCPTLCDSGIAPRHVDLRPFVLSGANGVRIVPGGLTRVALDPGSLVVNSSQGGGTKDTWVVDD, translated from the coding sequence ATGTTCGGCCATGCCTCCGCGGGCGGCGAGACGGTGCGCGATGCCTATTGCGCTATTCGCGAATGGCTCGACGCCAGCCCGCAGGCGCTCATGGAGACCCGCCGCGCCCAGGCCGAGCTGTTCTTCCGCCGCATCGGCATCACCTTCGCGGTCTACGGCGACCCGGACGCCGCCGAGCGCCTGATCCCCTTCGACATCGTGCCGCGCATCCTCCGCCGCGAGGAGTGGACGACGCTCGACAAAGGTCTGCGCCAGCGCGTCGGCGCGCTCAACAGCTTCCTCGCGGACATCTACGGGGCGGGCGACATCCTCCGCGCCGGCATCCTGCCCGCCGAGATGGTGCTGCAGAATCCCGGCTACTGCCTGCCGATGATCGGGCGGCGGCCGGCGAACGACATCTGGTGCCACATCGCCGGCATCGATCTTGTCCGCACCGATGCGCACGAGTTCTACGTCCTCGAGGACAATGCCCGGACGCCGTCGGGGGTGTCGTACATGCTCGAGAACCGCGAGGTCATGCTCAAGCTGGTCCCGGAGCTGTTCCACGCGGTCAAGGTCGCGCCGGTCGAGATCTACCCGGAGCTGCTGCTCGAGACGCTGCAGTCGGTCGCGCCCTACGGCAGCGGCAACCAGCCGGTGGTCGTGCTGCTGACACCGGGACAGCACAACAGCGCCTTCTACGAACACAGCTTCCTCGCCGACAAGCTGGGCATCGAGCTGGTCGAAGGCAGCGATCTTGCGGTCAAGGACGACGTCGTCTTCATGCGGACGACGCAGGGCCCGCGCCGCGTCGACGTCATCTACCGGCGGCTCGACGACGCCTTCATCGACCCGCTGGTCTTCCGCCCGGACTCGATGCTCGGCGTGCCCGGGCTGATGAACGCCTATGCCGCGGGCAACGTGACGATCTGCAACGCGCCCGGCACCGGCGTCGCCGACGACAAGGCGATCTACAGCTACATGCCGGAGATCATCAAATTCTACACCGGCGAGGAGCCGATCCTCAACAACGTGCCGACGTGGCGGTGCCGCGAGCCGGAGGCGCTCGGCTATGTCCTCGATCACCTGAGCGAGCTGGTAGTCAAGGAGGTCGACGGTTCGGGCGGCTACGGCATGCTGGTCGGGCCGCACGCCCCCGCTGCGACCATCGCCGCCTTCGCCGCCAAGCTCCGCGCCCACCCCGAGAAGTTCATCGCCCAGCCGACGCTGGCGCTGTCGACCTGCCCGACATTGTGCGACTCCGGCATCGCACCGCGCCACGTCGACCTCCGGCCGTTCGTGCTGAGCGGCGCCAACGGCGTGCGGATCGTGCCGGGCGGGCTGACCCGGGTGGCGCTCGACCCGGGGTCGCTGGTGGTGAACTCGTCACAGGGTGGCGGGACCAAGGATACATGGGTCGTCGATGATTGA
- a CDS encoding peptidase: MTYCIGVLVKDGLVMMADTRTNAGVDNISTYRKLRIFETQPGRCLAVASAGSLSVTQAAVTRLQDAMILPGADERDTLDNAPSMFRAAQLVGAALREAKTVIDATITDDKIATGASLLFGGSIGGRKPRLFLIYGSGNFIECQPDTPFLQIGEHKYGKPILDRQISYDTPIPEAIKVGLISFNSTMRSNLAVGLPIDLLTILPGKSEPALNYRIDGDDAYYRELDDRWSRALKAAQMAIPTPPYGGPDAQGDLMEL, from the coding sequence ATGACGTACTGCATCGGCGTCCTCGTCAAGGACGGGCTCGTCATGATGGCCGACACCCGGACCAACGCCGGGGTCGATAACATCTCGACCTACCGCAAGTTGCGGATCTTCGAGACCCAGCCCGGACGCTGCCTCGCGGTCGCCAGCGCCGGCAGCCTGTCGGTGACCCAGGCCGCGGTCACTCGCCTGCAGGACGCGATGATCCTGCCCGGCGCGGACGAGCGCGACACCCTCGACAACGCGCCGTCGATGTTCCGCGCCGCGCAACTGGTCGGGGCGGCGCTGCGCGAGGCCAAGACGGTGATCGACGCGACCATCACCGACGACAAGATCGCCACCGGCGCCTCGCTGCTGTTCGGCGGCAGCATCGGCGGGCGAAAGCCCCGCCTGTTCCTGATCTACGGCAGCGGCAACTTCATCGAGTGCCAGCCCGATACGCCCTTCCTGCAGATCGGCGAGCACAAGTACGGCAAGCCGATCCTCGACCGGCAGATCAGCTATGACACGCCGATCCCCGAGGCGATCAAGGTCGGGCTGATCTCGTTCAACTCGACGATGCGCTCGAACCTCGCGGTCGGACTGCCGATCGACCTGCTGACCATCCTGCCCGGCAAATCGGAGCCGGCGCTCAACTATCGCATCGACGGCGACGACGCCTATTACCGCGAACTCGACGACCGCTGGAGCCGGGCGCTGAAGGCCGCCCAGATGGCGATCCCGACGCCGCCGTACGGCGGGCCGGACGCGCAAGGGGATCTGATGGAGCTGTAG
- a CDS encoding MFS transporter has translation MSPSPAVRSTVLACLFFAGFGCLVPFLPLWLEKVHGFSGAEIGVVLAIAGFSRAVAGPLTAAWADGRSDRRAPLFLFTGVLTIGFAVLHFLDGFAAVFVLILILDIAYWGLLPVVETALLRLTRTGKPAYGTARGLASAAFVVGTTTVGLMNDWMRSFWPIWGFMLLISTLMIAGSAWMPREPVLAAEERRVPFGERLSAGLGMLRNPAFTLFIFAAGLIQASAAFLYTAGSLVWTNAQGLTSSTIALLWNVGVLAEVGFLMFLGGWSSRFRPETLIVVGGIGAVVRWTALAAMPPVWVLVPLQLLHALSFAATFLGGMRFIQTIHGDDRAPTAQMIYMGLANAPTYAAAVLVSGPLYDRVGAAGYLAMSVVAAVGLVLAVMLRARGATVEGAAKPA, from the coding sequence TTGTCCCCCTCACCCGCCGTTCGCTCGACCGTCCTCGCCTGCCTGTTCTTCGCGGGGTTCGGGTGCCTGGTGCCGTTCCTGCCGCTGTGGCTGGAGAAGGTCCATGGCTTCAGCGGAGCCGAGATCGGCGTCGTGCTGGCGATCGCCGGGTTCAGCCGCGCCGTCGCCGGGCCGCTGACCGCCGCGTGGGCGGACGGCCGCAGCGACCGCCGCGCACCGCTGTTCCTGTTCACCGGGGTGCTGACCATCGGCTTCGCGGTGCTGCACTTCCTCGACGGGTTCGCGGCGGTGTTCGTCCTGATCCTGATCCTCGACATCGCGTACTGGGGCCTGCTGCCGGTGGTCGAGACCGCGCTGCTGCGGCTGACCCGCACCGGCAAGCCCGCCTACGGGACCGCGCGCGGCCTCGCGTCGGCAGCGTTCGTCGTCGGCACCACCACGGTCGGCCTGATGAACGACTGGATGCGCAGCTTCTGGCCGATCTGGGGCTTCATGCTGCTGATCTCGACGCTGATGATCGCCGGTTCCGCCTGGATGCCGCGCGAGCCGGTGCTGGCCGCCGAGGAGCGCCGCGTCCCCTTCGGCGAGCGCCTGTCGGCGGGGCTCGGCATGCTCCGCAACCCGGCGTTCACGCTGTTCATCTTCGCCGCCGGGCTGATCCAGGCGAGCGCCGCCTTCCTGTACACCGCGGGCTCGCTGGTCTGGACCAACGCGCAGGGGCTCACGAGCTCGACGATCGCGCTGCTGTGGAACGTCGGTGTGCTCGCGGAGGTCGGTTTCCTGATGTTCCTCGGCGGCTGGTCGTCGCGCTTCCGCCCGGAGACACTGATCGTCGTCGGCGGCATCGGCGCGGTGGTGCGCTGGACCGCGCTCGCCGCAATGCCGCCGGTGTGGGTGCTGGTGCCGCTGCAGTTGCTCCACGCGCTGAGCTTCGCCGCCACCTTCCTCGGCGGCATGCGCTTCATCCAGACCATCCACGGGGACGACCGGGCGCCGACGGCGCAGATGATCTACATGGGGCTGGCGAATGCGCCGACCTATGCGGCGGCGGTGCTGGTGTCGGGACCGCTGTACGACCGGGTCGGGGCGGCCGGGTATCTGGCGATGAGCGTGGTGGCCGCGGTCGGACTGGTGCTGGCGGTGATGCTGCGGGCGCGGGGCGCGACGGTCGAGGGCGCGGCGAAGCCGGCTTGA
- a CDS encoding efflux RND transporter periplasmic adaptor subunit, translating into MNMHNPIGSDAAVAGFELPGTDGPPTRKWRRYALIGLLVLGVAVAAWALFGRAKPAAVGKEVAPLPQVTVVVPGRTLVPDQVRVTGSIAARRDMPVGVQGEGGMVTQVLVDAGQFVKAGQTLARIDRNVQVQQANAMAAGIGSARADAAIAQSELDRAGKLVDKGFISKADIDRKTATRDAANAKVKVAQAQYGEMQARLGRLNIRAPSAGLVLARNVEAGQVVSSGSSLPLFRIAEGGVLEMRAQVAEQDLARLKTGLPAQVRPVGGAQSYSGRIWLVEPVVDPLSRQGIARIALAYSPGLRVGAFANATVAAGEATQPVLPQSAVMVDEKGSYVFLVASDGKIVRRPVTVGAVNAGGLSIASGLNGTERIVLSAGAFLSPGEKVKPVTAAATVAAVDAGA; encoded by the coding sequence ATGAACATGCACAATCCGATCGGGTCGGATGCGGCGGTTGCTGGCTTCGAGCTGCCCGGCACCGACGGCCCGCCCACGCGCAAATGGCGGCGCTATGCGCTGATCGGCCTGCTCGTGCTGGGTGTCGCGGTTGCAGCCTGGGCGCTGTTCGGGCGCGCCAAGCCGGCCGCGGTCGGCAAGGAAGTTGCCCCGCTGCCCCAGGTCACCGTAGTCGTTCCCGGCCGCACGCTGGTCCCCGACCAGGTGCGCGTCACCGGCTCGATCGCCGCCCGCCGTGACATGCCGGTCGGCGTGCAGGGCGAGGGCGGCATGGTCACCCAGGTCCTCGTCGACGCCGGCCAGTTCGTGAAGGCCGGGCAGACGCTGGCCCGCATCGACCGCAACGTCCAGGTCCAGCAGGCCAACGCCATGGCCGCCGGCATCGGTTCGGCCCGGGCCGACGCCGCGATCGCGCAGTCCGAACTCGACCGCGCCGGCAAGCTCGTCGACAAGGGTTTCATCTCCAAGGCCGACATCGACCGCAAGACCGCGACGCGCGATGCTGCCAATGCCAAGGTCAAGGTCGCGCAGGCACAGTATGGCGAGATGCAGGCCCGCCTCGGCCGCCTCAATATCCGCGCGCCGTCGGCGGGCCTTGTGCTGGCCCGCAACGTCGAGGCTGGGCAGGTGGTGAGTTCGGGCAGCAGCCTGCCGCTGTTCCGCATCGCCGAGGGTGGGGTTCTCGAGATGCGCGCCCAGGTTGCCGAGCAGGACCTCGCGCGGCTCAAGACCGGCTTGCCCGCGCAGGTCCGCCCGGTTGGCGGCGCGCAAAGCTACAGCGGCCGCATCTGGCTGGTCGAGCCGGTCGTCGATCCGCTCAGCCGCCAGGGCATCGCCCGCATCGCACTCGCCTATTCGCCCGGCCTCCGGGTCGGTGCCTTCGCCAACGCGACCGTCGCGGCGGGCGAGGCGACCCAGCCGGTGCTGCCGCAGTCGGCGGTGATGGTCGACGAGAAGGGCAGCTACGTCTTCCTGGTCGCGTCCGACGGCAAGATCGTGCGGCGCCCGGTCACAGTCGGTGCGGTCAATGCGGGCGGCCTCAGCATCGCCTCGGGCCTGAACGGCACCGAGCGGATCGTGCTCAGCGCCGGCGCGTTCCTCTCCCCGGGCGAGAAGGTCAAGCCCGTCACCGCGGCTGCGACCGTCGCTGCCGTCGACGCCGGAGCCTAA